A window of Penaeus chinensis breed Huanghai No. 1 chromosome 9, ASM1920278v2, whole genome shotgun sequence genomic DNA:
TTGATTGATAACCTAATGTATTATTTTACTTTAAAAGAACAATGACATCATGTATCATTTTCCCTGTTATTGTTTAAGGATATTCTGACCCTAATAAATCTCGTCTAACTTATCTTTATCAATAACCAGTTTTGAATTTCCTTTACCAAGGCAAGTagaaaaaatagttaaaaaaaacttAAAGGTGCCTTCAATTCATTCATACAAAAATATTGAGGAGAGCGATTtgtaaaaaaatacgaaaataaaacaagCTTGTAAAAGAGAATTCGTCCAGCTGAAATCGAAGACTCGCAAGGCAAGATTCCCGCAAACAAGAGTTCCTTTCACTGTCTTCCACAGAGCATCATGAGCTCTTCTATTCGAGGCCGGAAATGAATATCGGAGAGATATGAAGCTGTGTATAATGTACTCAGGGTTTATAGATGtggtatcatatttttttttactcggaACGTTTTAGGAGGTACTGCATTAAACCGTCTACGCTTTCCGAACGAAACCATCCAACTGCATAATATCGGGAGTACACAGAACCTCAACCATGTCTGACATTCCGCCAATCAATAGTTTTCTTTTACCACAAACACGTAGTGCTTGATCTGATTTAGTCATGTTAACCTTAGTATTATTTCTGCCTTCTAAATAGTAGATGCTAATATGTGCTGATATCTGCGATgcgcaaggaagaagaaaatctactaatgaaaaagaaaaaaaagaaaaaaaaaatcctggcatTTACTAATTCAAAAGAAACAGCAACAAATATCTACAAATGCAATATTTTGGAATTATCGGCGTTTCCTGCTGAAACCAAAGTTGCGAGAGAAAGCCACGGTCGCCTAGTTAGTTTTGATATAGAATTATCTGTTTTGCGCCTCGGTTGCATATATTTCCCGTTAGCTAAGGACGTGCTTATCATGGTGTTTATGTTTAAAACAAAGCGCAATCTCAGTCGTCGTGTCAGAATGGACAATTATTTAAGTATAAAGGAATGTATAGATGTTTGGTATTTCCTTCTTCAGTTTGCAAACGAGATATCGGTTGTCGGAATTTATTGCCTTTTGAAGAAAATACTATCAACGGCATCTTTTAgtgttacatatgtacatatgtaacccTCCCCTTACTCCACTGGGCTCCCGAGTAGGCAAAAACAGATAAGTGTATAggtttaaataagtaaatactttTATTTTGTCATATAAATATTTCATCAAGCTTCAACGGACTTAGCCATCCGGACACCGACACACAGTATCTAGTTACGCCATTGCATATGTGAATGTATCCAAGCAAGCAGATTATAAAGagcgaatgaggaagagggaggaaatgaaggatatagaaagatagatagacagataaacagatagactgatgaagagagggcgaaagagagcgagagcgagatatagatgtatagagatatagacagatagataaatggatagataaatatagagatagattgactaatagatagatagacagatagagagagagagagagagagagagagagagagagagagagagagagagagagagagagagagagagagagagagagagagagatgatataatcAAATCTACAAACTTTCGAAAAGTATTTTCGTAGTACAAGCACAagtaaaatagagatagagagggaaggagagagagggacagagagggacagagagggtgacagagggtgagagagggtgagagagagagagagattctaaccGTATGAATAGAGggatacagagataaatagagggataaagaaatagatagatagatagatagatagagagagagagaagaaacagagtgGGATGAattgagggataaagagagagagagagagagagagagagagagagagaaagagagagagagagagagagagagagagagagagagagagagagagagagagagagagagagagagcgagagagagagagagagagagagagagtgagagtgtgtgtgagagagagtgagagagtgagagagagagagagagagagagagagagagagagagagagagagagagagagagagagagagtgagagagagagagagagagagagtgagagtgagagtgagagtgagagtgagagtgagggggagggggaggggtagagggagggagggagggagagagggagagagagagagagagagagagagagagagagagtgagagtgtgtgtgagagagagtgagagagtgagagagagagagagagagagagagagagagagagagagagagagagagagagagagagagagagagagagagagtgagagtgagagtgagagtgagagtgagagtgagagagagagagagagagagagatagaaattctAAAACAgatgagagggataaagagatggagaaagggataaagagatagatagatatatagatagaaagatagatagataaagaaagagatgaacagagggataaagagagagagagagagagagagagagagagagagagagagagagagagagagagagagagagagagagagagagagagagagagagagaaagagagagaaagagagagaaagagagagagagaaagagagaaggagagaaggagagaaagagaaagagagaaagatagaaagagattctaaaacagatgaatagagggataaagagatagatagagaagagagataaagagagagatgaacagagtcataaagagagagagagagagagagagagagagagagagagagagagagagagagagagagagagagagagagagagagagagagagagagagggggggggggggggagagaagagggagagaagagagaagagagaagagggagaagagagagagagagagagagagagagagagagagagagagagagagagagagagagagagagagagagagagagagagagagagagagagagagagagagagagagatagagatagagatagagatagagagagagagagagaaagagaaagagaaagagaaagagaaagagaaagagaaagggaaagagaaagggaaagagagagagagagagagagagtgagagagagagggagattttaaAACTTACACCTaacatcacagaaaaaaaaggaaaacatgtttatatacgtTTTCTCTCACAACAACGGCAACAGAAAGCATTGACCAAGTATCTGCTTGAGGGGTAACTTTATTATTCAGAAACGATGAAGCGTCGTTGTATTAGCTTTTACAATTAACAATCTTAAGTGATTTACCCTTGCATTTTTTACACATATTATTTATCGTATACGTTTCTAAATATACTTCCAGCGCTTTCCAGAATTGCAGAATAAAAGTATTTAATGGCTGCATAGTGACAGTAACACATACAAGTCAGTAAACCTTGAAAATACTTAAAAAATCGCTGATTACGTCATATCGCTCAAACTCCTGGATATATTTTCCCCTTAATCAGGAATTCCACTAATATAAATTCTTAATTTGAAGTGGTCTTCGGAGTTTCACTCTGATTGGGGCTGTGATCTCAGTAAAGgcacatgaatatattcatacctacacatacgcacaaacacacacacacacacacacacacacacacacacacacacatacacacacacacgcacacacacacacacacacacacatatatatatatatatatatatatatatatatatatatatatgtatacacacacacacacgcacgcacacacacacacatacacacacacacacacacacacacacacacatatatatatatatatatatatatatgtatacacacacacacacgcacacacacacacacacacacacacacacacacacacacatatatatatatatatatatatatatactcacacacatatatacacacatacgtgtgtgtgtgtgtgtgtgtgcacacacacacacacacacacacatatatatatatatatatatatatatatgagtgtatatgcgtgtgtgcgtgtgtgtgtgtgtgtgtgtgcgtgcgtgtgtgtgtgtgtgtgtgtgtgtgtgtgtgtgtgtgtgtgtgtgtgtgtgtgtgtgtgtgtgtgtgtgtgtgtgtgtgtgtgtgtgtgttctgcaaattcactttcacttttatatgtatatttcgtgAAATGTCTTAAaacattacattaatgataatatatagcaCTAGAATTAAATCTTAATTCTGTTTTCAATTTGTTTGCTGGTAGAGCCATGAGAATAAACGCAACTCATGCCCCCTCAGGACCACAGTGACCTTGGGGTTTTCAATGTCCCTTATTCATCATGTGTGAGACTTTTCCCTAACTTTTCGGtctgtttttttgtatttaacaACTGATGAATTATAGAAAAGAATAGTGTTTGCCGGATTTCCACATTTACTGATCACAGGTTATGGTAAGTTAATATAAAGCTGAAGGTGCTACCTGGTACCTGTGATAATGGTGGCACAACAACTGAGTGAGGTTTGCTCGGTAGTCAGTCGCAGTTGGGCCACCACCGGCTCTCGTCCGGTGCAAACGACTGTCTCAAAATGTCTCTCTCGGTTTTACGCAATTATGCAGTCCTGCCTCTCCGCATGGCAGGTTCAATATTTGGAAACTGTGCCATGACGATTTTTCATCTGATTGCGCCTGGAAAGTTTTTCCAAATGTTTCTAAAAGATACCGGGTTACAACAAGACAAGAAATACCTCGACTGTGTTCAGAACTCCGTCGGGGACATAACGTTCTTCTGGCAGAGACTCAAAGCGATGTGGTTCGGGTGAGTATTTGGAAACTGAAATGGGAATTCAGTTACTTATATGAGGATATAGTTGTTAGGAAGGTGACACACTCCAGGGAGGAGAAGTGGTCAACTGTTATTGATACattcatatgcgcgcgcgcacacacacacacacacacacacacacacacacacacacacacacacacacacacacacacacacacacacacacacacacacacacatacacacacacacacacacacacacacacacaaaacacttactcactcgctctcattctcactctcactctcactcccactcccactctcactctctcgcactctcactctctcgcactctctctcactctctcgcactctctctcactctcactctctcactctcactctctcactctcactctcactctctcactctctcactctcactctcactctcactctcactctcactctctctcactctctctcactctctctctctctctctctctctctctctctctctctctctctctctctctctctctctctctctctctctctctctcctctcactctttctcactctttctcacacacacacacacacacacacacacacacacacacacacacacacacacacacacacacacatgcatatatatatatatatatacatatatatgtatatatgtctatatgtatatatatgcaaaggtatgtatataggtgtatatatgtatatataatacggtatatgtatgtgtgtgtatgtatctatgtgtctgtatatgcatatatatatgtatatatataaatatatgtataaataaatgcacatatatacatatgtatataaatattcatgtacatgtatatgcatgcatatatacatatatctgcttatatatatatgcatgtatatgtgtatatatatgtatatatatgcatatatacatatatacatatatatacttatatatacatatataatgtatatatatatgtatgtacatatatatgtatatatatatacgtacatatatatgcatatgtgtatgtttatatttatatgtataaatgtatatatatatgtatatatgtatatatatgtatatatataggtatatataccacatatatgcatatatactacatatatgcatatatatacatgtacacacacacacacacacacacacacacacacacacacacacacacacacacagacacacacatatatacatgcatatatttacatgtattcacacacacacacacacacacacacacatacacacacatacacacacacacacgcacacatacacacacacaccggtttcggttatatattcgtcagaaatacatacatcagagtatgtatgcatatatgtgtgtgtatgtgtgtgtgtgtgtgtgtgtgtgtgtgtgtgtgtgtgtgtgtgtgtgtgtgtgtgtgtgtgtgtgtgtgtgtgtgtgtgtgtgtccccagaaggtcgtgcttacacgaTACACTAAAGCGCTTCAACTCCGTTcatgagaaaatccagttcaccgtggaggaagaacaggatcagaaattacctttcctggatactgatccatcggggtgacgatggcctgcaactctctgtatacaggaagcctacaaataaagatgctTATATCCATTACTACCGCTCACATCAATGGGGCATATATTTGGCAATGGATTCTAAATATTAATTATCGTTTATTTGCAACAACGCCACGAATTTAGTTTCACCAATTGAAAAGGGTTCGTTGAAACCGCCATATTCTACACATTGTGAGAATAACCCTGACTTGCATAAAATTGTAAATAAGGACTGAAACATATGGAACGAATATGTTCCAGACGATTCTTATTGatgaacaaatataaacatttcaCCAACTACTAAAGACGTCACAGTAACAACCGAAGTGGTGTTTCacttgaaaaaaaatcaacagactCGCCAACAGCGACAGACATTACAGTATCGACGTAAAATATCtccgcccacacaaacacactccgtTACCATTGTCAGACAGACGTCGTGCACGGTGCAAGTACTCTGCTACGGTCAGCATTTGATAATAATGCAGGCAAGGTATGGAAAGCAATGTATTTCTATTAACTGTTGAATAATTGTGCATGAAACACTGTATCTTCATTCTCAGATTATAATCCGAGATATTAGAGTAATTCCTTTATATTCGCCAAAGAAGGACGTGTGGGTTACCAATTGTTGAGTTAAAACATTCGTGATGCATTCCATTCGAGGTAGTGCTTTCTGTAGCAATGTTTATATTACCGAAGAGAAGATACTACCGAGAAGTCGAACAAGCAAGCATGAGTTGGTGGACATTGTTTCCTGTCGTATCTTGGTCAgattactcaaacacacatacgcacgcagacacacacacaatctgacCAAGATATCACAGGAAACGaggtatatatgggtatatatagacatgcatatacatatatttgtgtgtgtgtgtgtgtttactaaatAAGGACTTACTTGCCCGTACAGAAATTTACTTTCCAGAACATGAACATACCCAGAAAAAAATGAACACTGAAATTCCACCTTGACACAGTTTTGGTTTAGTGTTACATAACATAGTCACCCTGCCTATCCTACTCTTCATGTTAACTTACACCTGAGACCAAGCTTTAGTTTCCTAGAGTCACAGGAGACTGACTGAATAAGGAACATTTaacacagactaacagacaggctgacagacaactTTATTTGTGCATGTCTCTGCCGAAACCTCCCATTTTCCACAGTACAACGTGTTATTTTACCAGTGGGAAAAGTAACAAAGAAACATCAGGATCTGCTTTACAAAATGTTCATTCTCCGCAGCAACATGCAGGAGGCCAATCTGACGGTAGAGGTGGGAAGCCCCGCCCCAAACCCGGCCCTCGTCAGGTTGAGTGACGGCGTAGAGTGTCACCTGCTGGACATGGCCAAGGTGGGCCGGCCGCTCGTCATCAACTTCGGCAGCTGCACATGACCTCCGTTCATGGCCAACCTCGAGAAGTTCCGCAAGGTTGTcctatattcctttttctctatacAACACGgcggcgcatatatatatatatatatatatatatatatatatatatatatatatatataaatatacacacacacatatgcacacacatatatgaatataaatatgtatatatacatatatataaatacaaatatatatacatatatatatattacataaatacacacacatatgcacacacacatatataaatataaatatgtatatatacatatatataaatacaaatatatatatatacacatatatatataaatataaatatatatgtataaacataaatatatatatataaacatatatatatatatatataaacatatatatatatattcatatatatatattcatatatatatatatattcgtatatatatttatatagatatatttatatatataatatatatatatatatatatataaatatatgtatatatatgtatatatatatatatataatatgtatatatgaatgtatatatatatatatatatatgaatatatatatgtatatatataatatgtatatatgaatgtatatatatatgaatatatatatgaatatatatatgaatgtatatatatatgaatgtatatatatatatgaatgtatatatatatatgaatatatatatatatgaatgtatatatatatatgaatatatatatatgaatgtatatatatatatgaatatatatatatatatatgaatgtatatatatatatatatgaatatatatatatatatatatatatatatatgaatgtatatatatatatatgaatgtatatatatatatatgaatgtatatatatatatatatgaatgtatatatatatgaatgtatatatatatgaatatatatatatatttatatatatatatatgaatatatatatatatatatatatgaatagatatatatgaatatatatatatatgaatatgaatatatatatgcatatgaatatatatatgaatatatatatatatatatatatatatatgaatacacacacacacacacacacacacacacacacacacacacacacacacacacacacacacacacacacacacaaacacacacacacacataggtatatatgtatatatatttgtattttcttatatgtgtatttatgtatacatatgtatacatgtgtatatatatttgtacatatttatatgt
This region includes:
- the LOC125028738 gene encoding thyroxine 5-deiodinase-like encodes the protein MPPQDHSYGSIFGNCAMTIFHLIAPGKFFQMFLKDTGLQQDKKYLDCVQNSVGDITFFWQRLKAMWFGNMQEANLTVEVGSPAPNPALVRLSDGVECHLLDMAKVGRPLVINFGSCT